One stretch of Desulfobacterales bacterium DNA includes these proteins:
- a CDS encoding response regulator transcription factor has protein sequence MGIRILIADDHKLMRDGIRSLLEKRDGMEVVAAAENGRSAVKLTRKLKPDVVIMDISMPDLNGIEATRQIISELPDTKVLALSIHSDKQFVSQMLKVGAMGYLLKDCTVDELTHAIYAAINSKTYLSPGVANTVIKDYVNLLAATDSSKASVLTAREREVLQLISEGRKTRQIALDLHVSVKTIETHRRQIMEKLNIHNVADLTKFALREGLTSLEI, from the coding sequence ATGGGAATACGAATTCTCATTGCCGATGATCACAAACTGATGCGAGACGGGATTCGCTCCTTATTGGAAAAACGCGACGGCATGGAAGTGGTCGCAGCAGCCGAAAACGGACGTTCCGCGGTAAAACTGACACGAAAACTCAAACCGGATGTGGTTATCATGGATATCAGCATGCCCGACTTGAACGGAATCGAGGCGACCCGTCAGATTATATCCGAATTGCCGGATACCAAAGTACTCGCCTTGTCAATACACTCGGACAAACAGTTTGTTTCCCAGATGCTCAAGGTTGGCGCGATGGGATATCTTCTTAAAGACTGCACGGTCGATGAACTGACACATGCCATATATGCCGCCATAAACAGCAAAACCTATCTAAGCCCCGGTGTCGCCAACACCGTGATAAAGGATTATGTAAATTTATTAGCGGCAACCGACTCTTCAAAAGCCTCTGTATTAACCGCCCGGGAACGCGAGGTGCTCCAATTGATTTCGGAAGGACGTAAAACCCGTCAAATCGCATTAGATCTCCATGTGAGCGTAAAAACCATCGAAACGCATCGACGTCAGATCATGGAAAAGCTCAACATCCACAATGTGGCCGATCTTACCAAATTTGCCCTTCGCGAAGGCCTGACATCCCTTGAAATCTGA
- a CDS encoding AAA family ATPase, whose protein sequence is MQALILVCGLMGTGKTTFARRLSRETGFRVLRSDVLRKKLSRMDDATHQYTDYGAGIYSDEFTKRTYRQLCHEAGEVLKNGDSVIVDAAFSKQWQRHLFMDAGSDFGARLVMVECVCPDPVVRERLLAREADGKDASDGRWAIYPDQKKAYEPFSHADDAIHLIVETHREQSAFEVIEKIFTLI, encoded by the coding sequence ATGCAGGCTCTGATACTCGTCTGCGGATTGATGGGTACCGGCAAGACTACCTTTGCCAGACGACTGAGCCGTGAAACGGGGTTTAGAGTGCTTCGTTCCGATGTATTGAGGAAAAAGCTTTCCCGCATGGATGACGCGACGCATCAGTACACGGATTATGGCGCCGGAATATACTCTGATGAATTTACGAAAAGAACTTACCGGCAACTGTGCCATGAAGCAGGCGAAGTCTTGAAAAACGGCGATTCAGTAATTGTCGACGCTGCATTCAGTAAACAGTGGCAGAGGCATCTTTTCATGGACGCCGGTTCTGATTTCGGCGCCCGGCTGGTGATGGTGGAGTGCGTTTGTCCGGATCCGGTGGTCAGGGAAAGGCTTTTAGCCAGGGAGGCAGATGGGAAAGATGCGTCAGACGGAAGGTGGGCCATATACCCGGATCAGAAAAAAGCATACGAACCCTTCAGCCATGCGGATGACGCCATTCACCTGATCGTCGAAACGCATCGGGAGCAAAGCGCGTTTGAAGTGATTGAAAAAATTTTCACCCTGATTTGA